One Bifidobacteriaceae bacterium genomic window, TCCGTCAGGCCTGCGGGTCAGAGAGTTCTCCGAGCCGAACGCGGTGTGGTTCGACTTCGTCCTGCGCAACAGAGGCTTTCAGCGTCTGGTGCAGGGCGCGGCGGACGTCGAGGCAGATGTGGTGCGCGGCCCGGTGGCGAACGACGCCGTTGGATTGGTGCTGAACCAATTCGTCGCTGGAGTGTTCGGGCCGCCCGCCACCTTAGAGGCCAGGGCCACGGCCATCCGCCTGCTCATGACGCAGAATCTGCATGATCAGGTCTTCTTCGGCACCGAGCGTGCCGCGAGCAGGCTTCGATTCAGGGAGGCATACCGTGTTCGAGTTGACTGAGGAGGCCATTGACTCGGGAATCGATTCGATCTCGGGCTACTTGGTCGCGCAGGCCGCTGAGCGCCTGGCCGCGTCCCCCGAAGCCGTGGCCGAACGCTTCTACGCCTCCGGGACGTATGCGCAGCTAAGCGATCACAGGACCGGTTGGTACTGGGACAGCATCCTGGAGTTGCTTGATCGCTTTCTGTCCGAGTTCCGCGCAGACGAGCCTTTGCCCTGAATCCCCGGCGCCGTCCCCTTGGCATGCGGCTCCGATTGGCCAAAGCCCGGGGGCTTGGCGCTCGGTTCGGAACGGTACGGTGGCGGGGTGTTCAACCGGCGTGACTCCCGCTGCCGGCGGGCGGCAAGCGAGAATTCGATGCTCTTGGGCGGCGACGGCGTTGGGCGGAGGCGGATCGGCGCGGCCCCGGCCGGCTTGGCGGGCCGCCGCGCGATTCTTGGAGCCGTCGCGCCATGAGTATCCGCATCGTCGAGCAGGTTCTTATTGAGCCACCGGCTCACGATGCCGTGCCCGCGGCCCCCCGCACCGGCGCCCGTTGGCTGGGTGGCGGCTCGGGCGGCGCTGACGCCTTGCGCCTGTTCTACCTTGCCGCGCTGGAGGAGGCCGTGGCCCAGGGGCGGCCCGCCGCCTCGTTGTCGCTGGCCGCGGCGCGGCCTTTCGGCCTGTCGGCCGCTGGGTCCTTCGACGTCGCGGAGCGAGCGGCCGGCGAGTTCCTCGGCTCTCACGACCTGGACGTTTACCTGGCGGTTGAGGACAAGTCGGCGCTCGGCATCGGCGGTGGTTTGCTGGACGAATTGGACCGACTCCTGGGCGGCCAGCCGTTTTCCGGGCGACGGCATGGACTGGGCCAACCGACGCCTGGGGCCGAGCCGCGGGGGCCTGAAATCGGTGCCGAGCCGGGCGGCGACGGGACGGGCCCAAGGCGGGCTAGGAGGGCCCGGAAGCGCCAAAGCCCGCGCGGTCGGGCGGCGGCTCGGATC contains:
- a CDS encoding DUF3990 domain-containing protein is translated as MPEALYHGSDSRVEDVSLDRGVPNKDFGRGFYTTAAAWQAERFAILKARRAGLGFGWVSVFDLKDPSGLRVREFSEPNAVWFDFVLRNRGFQRLVQGAADVEADVVRGPVANDAVGLVLNQFVAGVFGPPATLEARATAIRLLMTQNLHDQVFFGTERAASRLRFREAYRVRVD